The genomic interval GTTGGCCAAATGAAGCCTGGAAATGTATATTCCCTTTAAGCAGAAGTCAGGCGGATAGCTTGGAAATATTTCCATTACTTTGGATTTGTAACATTACAGTTAAGAATGTAACAGTAACAGTTCTATCATTGCTTAATTTGAGGTCAGAGATGTTTCTAATAgttgtgttttctatttttcttcatttcagAAAAACCTACAGAATGGAGGAAGAGGAAAAGATTTCGATCTTTCTTGAAGATGCTGTGGAAGGCCATGAAGAGTCCTTTCAGCTGCTGTTGCCACAGTAGTGCTGTGGATGTTGTGGAGCCTTTTGTCCCTCCACCAGATCTGGAGCCGTCACCTGATCCTGAGCCGTCACCTGATCACTCCGGAGTCAAGACAAATAATGGTGAATCGCCAGTCATTATTTCttcaacattattttaaacggtattgttgtcttgttttccactaAAAATGTCCTAAggcttgttttcagagaatattaatattattttctcgACACAACCAGCactgatatttttaaaacaaaacaattttctaGCGAgctcatatttttctgtttgttttcagagTCCTTTGAGTCTCTCTTTAACGTGGGAGAGATGATTGGATCCGGAGGATTTGGCAGGGTGTACGAGGGGACACGCAAATTTGATGGCAAAAAGGTAAATCTTACCgaattgtaaaacattttgctCTTGCATgcatcaaaacatatttaagacatttaacAGATGGTTTAATACTTGGTGCAAGGTCAGCTGCTTGAATACTTTTActgttattgattttttttttttttttttttcaggttgccATCAAGCGGATACGCAAGACTGCCAACAACCGTTATCTTGATATTGTAAGTTGGCCAAAACCTGAATGTGCGTTTAGTTGTTTAAGTGCTGATTACTGTAGTTAATACACCTGTAGGAAGCATTAGGTGTGAATATAATAGACAAATAAGCCTAGAAGCGCCAAGTAACTTTGAGCTGAAAAGGCTCTGTTGAAGACATCTACAAAGATCAaagaaaagtacatttaaaaatgatatgTTTTCTTCAGATTTTACCCAGCTAACCTTCTGTCTGCTACTTTTCTCTAGCCTGGGCATCCCGAACCTCTCGTTACAGAAGTGGCGCTGCTGCTAATGATGAGGCAAGAACCCATAAGCCCCTACATCATACAACTGTACAATTGGTTTGAACATCCTCGAAAATTCACTCTGGTTATGGAGTACCCTGAACCCTGCGAGAGCTTGCTGGACTTCATCATTCGTCATCCTCAACTGGACGAAACAACAGCACAGGTCATCATGCGACAGGCTGTGCTGGCAGTACAACACTGCATTGAGCATGGCGTTTTTCATAATGATGTTCATGCGCAGAACTTCCTGTTGAAGAAAAACACGT from Ctenopharyngodon idella isolate HZGC_01 chromosome 23, HZGC01, whole genome shotgun sequence carries:
- the LOC127506152 gene encoding serine/threonine-protein kinase pim-2-like isoform X2, with the translated sequence MSTTSLSLSEDNVKRRFCRESLSLSSRGSYSICWRWSGDGSESPNEQGSCGNHCLSRSDSLEEWMSPPLPGQVPVEPTETSNGRTAQGAMESSPVNKNSTEKPTEWRKRKRFRSFLKMLWKAMKSPFSCCCHSSAVDVVEPFVPPPDLEPSPDPEPSPDHSGVKTNNESFESLFNVGEMIGSGGFGRVYEGTRKFDGKKVAIKRIRKTANNRYLDIPGHPEPLVTEVALLLMMRQEPISPYIIQLYNWFEHPRKFTLVMEYPEPCESLLDFIIRHPQLDETTAQVIMRQAVLAVQHCIEHGVFHNDVHAQNFLLKKNTLELKLIDFGCGQLFSSDGYESNIYLGLLDYCPPEVFAEPRFHAVAANVWALGVLLYEMVNACSPFWDRMEIKQAKVTFQNTNLSKGNNMLAVLGGGLELET